The Nerophis lumbriciformis linkage group LG05, RoL_Nlum_v2.1, whole genome shotgun sequence genome contains a region encoding:
- the dusp16 gene encoding dual specificity protein phosphatase 16, with product MLRPGRVRPIRAEGLVALLEGGLDRVVLIDSRPFVDYNTSHILDAVNVNCSKLMKRRLLQDKVHITELLQHSASNKLELQAHHEVVVYDQSSSDPSSLSADGFVSVLLLKLERNFPSVHLLAGGFSEFTRLFPGLCEGKSVLVPACMSQPCLPVANTGPTRILPHLYLGCQRDVLNKDVMQQNAIAYVLNASNTCPKPDFIPESHFLRVPVNDSFCEKILPWLDRSVEFIEKAKTSNACVLVHCLAGISRSATIAIAYIMKRMDMSLDEAYRFVKEKRPTISPNFNFLGQLLDFEKKIKSPRVTQEKPIFVDLPPDRDVSRGAVLEPLMLPCLVERAPEERLLAQALGGLQLAGDDGARLKRSFSLDIKAYGEPGGGAAHRGFVPHGGPGDATAKACNFSPVEEVSEQSPDKDDVHATQRASPPPGTAPQRVEKAANFLFGQSQSQQHLARADPGGALKGWHSDILLGPVTTSALSSWYLSSDNTRFYSTSAILSGGSLAAYSCGHGLEAVRRRGRPQTRDRGDSRRSWHEESSFEKQLKRRSCQMDFGDGVTDRRSRDDVTQLGSCSSFSGSLELIQVS from the exons ATGCTGAGGCCCGGCCGTGTGCGGCCCATCAGGGCGGAGGGTCTGGTGGCGCTGCTGGAGGGCGGTCTGGACCGCGTGGTTCTGATTGACAGCAGACCCTTTGTGGACTACAACACCTCACACATCCTGGACGCCGTCAACGTCAACTGTTCCAAACTGATGAAGAGGAGACTTCTGCAGGACAAAGTCCACATCACAGAACTGCTCCAGCACTCGGCCAGCAACAAG ttggAGTTGCAGGCCCACCATGAGGTAGTTGTGTATGATCAGAGTTCCTCGGACCCGTCCTCTCTCAGTGCCGATGGCTTCGTCAGCGTCTTGTTGCTCAAACTGGAGCGCAACTTTCCGTCCGTGCACCTGCTGGCGG GTGGTTTCTCTGAGTTTACCCGCCTGTTTCCTGGGCTGTGTGAGGGCAAGTCGGTGCTGGTTCCCGCGTGCATGTCACAACCGTGCTTACCTGTGGCCAACACGGGCCCGACGCGCATCCTGCCTCACCTGTACCTGGGCTGCCAGCGGGACGTCCTCaacaag GATGTCATGCAGCAGAACGCCATCGCCTATGTGCTCAACGCCAGCAACACGTGTCCCAAACCCGACTTCATTCCTGAGTCTCACTTCCTGCGAGTTCCTGTCAACGACAGTTTCTGTGAGAAGATCCTGCCGTGGTTGGACAGATCTGTGGAGTTCATAG AGAAGGCCAAGACCTCCAACGCCTGCGTTCTCGTTCACTGCCTGGCGGGGATCTCACGCTCGGCCACCATCGCCATCGCGTACATCATGAAGAGGATGGACATGTCGCTGGATGAGGCGTACAG GTTTGTCAAGGAGAAGAGGCCGACCATCTCTCCTAACTTCAACTTCCTGGGTCAGCTGCTGGACTTTGAGAAGAAGATCAAGAGTCCTCGCGTCACACAAGAGAAGCCCATCTTTGTGGACTTGCCTCCGGACCGTGATGTCAGCAGGGGGGCGGTGCTGGAGCCCCTCATGCTACCCTGCCTGGTAGAGCGCGCACCTGAGGAACGTCTGCTAGCTCAGGCCCTCGGCGGCCTTCAGCTTGCCGGCGATGACGGCGCTCGCTTAAAACGCTCCTTTTCTCTGGATATCAAGGCTTACGGTGAGCCAGGCGGGGGCGCCGCCCACAGAGGCTTTGTTCCTCATGGCGGGCCAGGAGATGCCACGGCTAAAGCATGTAACTTCTCTCCTGTGGAGGAGGTCTCGGAGCAAAGTCCAGACAAGGATGACGTGCACGCCACGCAGCGAGCTTCACCCCCACCTGGTACCGCGCCTCAGAGGGTGGAGAAAGCCGCCAACTTCCTGTTCGGACAGTCACAGAGCCAGCAGCACCTAGCCAGGGCGGACCCCGGCGGCGCCCTCAAAGGGTGGCACTCAGACATCCTGCTGGGACCCGTCACCACGTCCGCTTTGTCCTCCTGGTACCTCTCCTCGGACAACACCCGTTTCTACTCCACCTCGGCCATCTTGAGTGGCGGCAGCCTAGCGGCGTACAGCTGTGGGCACGGGCTAGAGGCGGTGCGGCGGCGCGGGCGGCCACAGACGCGAGACCGTGGCGACTCTCGCAGGAGCTGGCACGAAGAGAGCAGCTTCGAGAAGCAACTGAAGAGACGAAGCTGTCAGATGGACTTTGGAGACGGCGTGACGGACAGACGTTCCCGTGACGACGTGACCCAGCTCGGAAGTTGCTCCAGTTTTTCTGGAAGTTTGGAACTCATCCAGGTGTCATGA